From Brevinematales bacterium:
GAATTATTTCTCTGTTATATAATTCTATTTGAGTAAAGGAGGTTCGGTGAGAGAAGAAGAAAGACGCCTGATGGTCGAACAGCAGATTTCCGGCCGCGATGTAACCGATACCCCCGTATTACAGGCTTTGCTGAAGGTCGAGCGGCATCTTTTTGTTCCGCATGATCAGCAGGCGGACGCATACGGGGACGGGCCGTTACCGATCGGCGGAGGGCAGACGATTTCACAACCGTACATTGTCGCTTATATGACCGGGGCGCTGAAACTGACCCGCGATAAAAATGTGCTGGAGATCGGCACGGGATGCGGATACCAGACCGCCATCCTTGCCGAGATCGCACGCGATGTCTACACTATCGAACGTATCCCCCGGCTTTCGGAACAAGCCTCCGCCCTTCTGACATCGTTAAACTATAAAAACATTCATTACCATATTGGAAACGGTTTTAACGGGTGGCCGGAGCATGCCCCCTACGACGGTATCGTTGTGACATGCGCCCCGCAATTTATCCCGCAAGCCCTGACCGCGCAGTTAGCCCCCGGCGGAAGGATGATTATTCCTGTGGGAACGCCGGGATACCAGGAGCTTTTACTGATACGGAAAAGCGATAACGGGAAGATCACCGAGCGCGCGCTCTGCGGGGTACGTTTCGTCCCGATGGTTGAGGATTAAAAAAGGGACTGCCTTCCGGCAATCCCTTAAAATATATGTCCTCTTTTTCAAGAAGCGTCCTAATATCCCCAGTTTCCGCCATAGTTATACGCCCCGGTATTCATCCCGTCGTTGAGTTGGTATACCCATAATAAATCGCCGTAGACCGTATCGTGGTATACAACGTCCAGCGAATTGGTGTAGAAACCATTATTCATCAACCATTGCCCGTTCATAGGAATCGACTCAGATATTGCTATCGTCTTTTTGCTCACGGGGATGGATTTTGTAATGTTAAAATT
This genomic window contains:
- a CDS encoding protein-L-isoaspartate(D-aspartate) O-methyltransferase; translation: MVEQQISGRDVTDTPVLQALLKVERHLFVPHDQQADAYGDGPLPIGGGQTISQPYIVAYMTGALKLTRDKNVLEIGTGCGYQTAILAEIARDVYTIERIPRLSEQASALLTSLNYKNIHYHIGNGFNGWPEHAPYDGIVVTCAPQFIPQALTAQLAPGGRMIIPVGTPGYQELLLIRKSDNGKITERALCGVRFVPMVED